The Alkalibacter rhizosphaerae genomic sequence TGATCTGATCCAGAATTTCATACATTCGTTTGGTACCGATTCGACAAGGTGTGCATTTTCCGCAAGACTCTTCCTGGGTGAATCCCAAATAGAATTTGGCAATATTCACCATGCAGTCCGTTTCATCCATGACGATCATCCCACCAGAGCCCATCATGGACCCGATTTCCTTCAAACTGTCGTAGTCGATGGGAGTGTCCAAATGCTCCACAGTGATCACACCTCCGGAAGGTCCGCCGGTTTGTACTGCACGGAATTCCTTGTCGTTGTTGATTCCCCCACCAATGTCATAGATTATTTCCCGCAAGGTGGTTCCCATAGGGACTTCCACCAACCCAACTCTGTTGACTTTTCCTACCAAAGCAAAAACTTTGGTTCCCTTGGATTTTTCCGTTCCGATCCCGGCAAACCAATCCGCGCCGTTTAAGATGATGGATGGTACATTTGCCAAAGTTTCCACGTTGTTTACTGTTGTTGGCTTCTCCTTGTAACCGGAAACAGACGGATAGGGCGGTTTCTTTGTGGGTTCCCCCCGTTCTCCTTCCACGGAATGGATCAGCGCGGTTTCTTCTCCACAGACAAAGGCACCTGCACCTAGTCGCAACTCGATGGAAAAGTCAAATCCGCTGCCAAAAATATTTTCCCCCAATAAACCCAGCTCCTTCGCTTGAGCTATTGCAATTTTTAGTCGCTCAATGGCCAATGGGTATTCTGCACGTATATAAATGATTCCCTGATTTGCTCCTGTGGCATAACCGCCTATGGCCATAGCCTCCAATACGCTGTGCGGATCTCCTTCCAATATGGAACGATCCATAAACGCCCCCGGATCCCCTTCATCCGCATTGCAGATGATATACTTTTCTTTTGCCGGTTGCAAGGCAGTGGCGTGCCATTTGTATCCTGTCGGATATCCTCCACCACCTCTTCCCCGAAGGCCACTCTTTTTGATGATCTCCAATACGCTGTCTGGATCTTTCTGTTCCAATACTTTTCCCAATGCTTCATATCCCCTATAGGCGATATAATCCATGATGTTTTGCGGATCCACAGACCCGCAGTTACGCAGTGCTATACGTTTCTGTCTTTTCTTTCCGCTTCCCTCCTGATCCGCTCTTTCAAAACCTATCTCCAACATGTTTCTTTCCGGCACTTCTCCTTCTCCGAAATGACTATCTACAATAATACCCGCTGCTGCTTCATCTACATAACCATAGTAAGCAGGAGCTTGGCCTGGTATATTCACTTGAATGGTTGGCTCACAATAACAGGACCCAATGCATCCAACCGGACTGACTTTTACATCCGACATCCCCTTTTTCTTCAAGGCCTTCTCCAATGCGTTAAAAGTGTTCTTTGCACCAGCAGCAATGCCGCAAGTTGCCATTCCCACCAATATTTCCGGTTTTGCCTCCATGGCTTCACCAGTTTCCCGCAACAGATATACATCTTCCAACGTTGCTTTCGCTTCAAACAGCTGACTCAGCGTGCTGATTTTCATGTTGCTCCTCCTTCCGATATACATCAAGGATTTCCTTTACGCTCTCTTCCGTCAAGTGTCCATAAACTTTGTCATCGATCATGGCAACGGGTGCCAACCCGCAGGCTCCAATGCACCGAACATCTTTAACGGTAAACAATCCGTCCGAAGAGGTCTCCCCGGGGTTCACACCTAACTCAAGACAAATCTTTTCCAAGATTCGATCGGCCCCCTTAACAAAACAGGCCGTACCCATGCACATGCTGATGGTATGCTTTCCTCGTGGCTCCTGCGTAAAAAAGGAATAAAAAGTAACGATGCCAAATACTTTCGCAGCAGGAATACCTAATCTTTTCGAGATGTACAATTGCACCTCCAAAGACAGATAGCCGAAAATTTCCTGTGCCTTGTGCAATATATGGATCAACAAACCTTCTTTGTCCTCCAAACTATCCATATACGCATCCAGTTCTAAAAGCTTTTCTTTCGGAAGTTTCACTTTTGCCAACTTGCTTCTTTCCATCCTCCCCAATCCTTTCTTAGTTAGTTTATATTGTCGACTCATTATGTTTGTTATTTAACGAACGTTTTTGGTTAAAAAAATAGCCTCCCAAGTTGTATTTTTTCATTATTTTGAAAAGACATTCCTTGGAAGACAATTTTGTTATTGACATCTTATTTATAAAAGCGCTGCTTGTCAACACTTTTTTGTTGAATGTTGAAATATTTTTATTTTTTTTATTAAATAAAAAATTAGTTTTTTTTCCTCAATAATTTGTAATCTCAACGATTTTCCCCATTGCTTTTAGCTTTTTTGCTAATATTCTAACGATCATGTTTCTTGGCATCACGCCCATCTCCTTGAAATCCAGTGTGCCATGGGCATCGTTGTAAGCCCCGCCAACCAAAAAATCGACACGGTCTGCTTGTTGCATGAGCAGGCTAATTTTTTCTACGACATTGGGCTCCTCCACCTCTTGCAAGGAATCCTCCAAGATGTTGCAAACCCGATTAAGAACCAGTGCTCCTTCGCTGACCACATCCAGTCCTTGGATCCGATATTCCGGGATACTTCCGTAAACGCCTTTTCGGTCTTTTTTTTCCACCACTTGACCTACTACCCTGGATACGATGTCCGCAGTCGAAGAACCGCAAACAACTTTCCATCCGTCTTTCTCCATTCCACTGAGCACATATTCACGATCCATGGAAGGGTTAGACGGCGGACCAGTCATGATGACGAGTCGCTTGCCCTCTCGGTTTTTCAGAAAAGCCAAGGTGGTATCGTCCTCCCAAACACCTCCACATTTTTCAAAAACCAGCTCCATGACCCCGTCGCAAATCTCTTCTTCATTTTTATCGTGATCAAGGAGGTAGTTCAAAACATCAGATATCCTTTTTTCCCCAACGCCCATGGGATACCCCCTGCCCATGCCCGCCTGGCTCACACCGTCGGTAAACAACATCAACCCGTCTCCTGGATACAATATTCCTGCGGTTTCTTCCACCCATTCTTTTCCGGCTCTTAATTTGGTCATGGCAGGAAGAAATCCCATCCCGTCTGCCACCACCAGAGGAACCGGAGACTCGTAGGTGTGGATCGTATAGTGTCCGTCTGAGAATATCTTTGCCAAGGTAAATGCGGCGAAAGGAAATGCTTCCTTTCTTGCTCGATGCATGGATTCTGCGGTCAGTAATGCTGCAGCTTGAGTGGACATGTTTCCCATGGCCAGCTGCAATAAACGACTCGCACAGGTCGTCGCTGCGATATTTGCATAGATCCCCGATCCGATCCCATCGCAAAGAACAGCCAGGGTATATTCTCTGCTTCTTTCCATTAGGAAAACATCTCCGCAGACTCTCTGGCCGTTTTTCTTTTCTTGTCGCAATACATCCTGGACGTAGTTCAACTTCCCGCCCCCTTGCTATCCCTATTCAAAAAGATTCATCAATCGTTGCAGCAACTCTTCGCTTTTGGCAGTATTTGCGCCTAAAAAATGTGCCAACTCTTGAGAAAAGTTGATCTGATGATGGAGCAACTCCTTGATATTTTCCATTGTTTGACCTTTGATCAAATCCAACTGTCGATCATCAAATTTAATTTTTGACAGATTGATGTAAATCCCGACATACTGATTTTCATCCGGCAAATAATATGCGATCTCCTGGTACTTGACGCCGTACTTGGCGTTGATGTATTCGTGTTTCGATTGGGATGCCTCCACCATTTTTTCATATCCGTAGCCATCCAAAAGGTAGGAGATCCTCTTTCCCAATACGGCGTTGTTGCATAAAAACATGGCTTTAAAAGCGGGATTCATGTGCAAGATATGGAGGTTTTCGTCCAAAAGAACAATGCCATTTGGGCTGGTTTCCATTATTTTATCCGTCTTCTGGATCGCCAGTCTTCTCATGTAAGGCATGCACATTTCCGGTTGCGCCATCCCTTTTACTACGGCAATGGCACTGTCCCGACAGGTCTTGTATCCACAAGCTCCACAATTGAGCTGAAGATCCGGGGAGGATTTCCCGGTTTTCTCCAAAATGTCGTTGATCAACTCTTCTGACACAAGAGAGTAGTATGTTTTTGGATAGGATTCATGAAAAGATGTGCCGCAAAGTATGGAACGATCGATATCTTCCTGTTGCGTGTCTCTTAACAATTTTGCATATGCTAACACATCTTGTTTTCTTAAGAAAAGATTCTTTTCCGAAGGAAACCCGGCTCCATTGATGCAGCCGCCGGCACAAAACAGCGGTTCCACATATCGGTACGTCCAACTATCCAGTGGCAAGTCAAACAGTGCTTCCACTTCCTCTGGGCCGCTGATGTGAAGTACGTTTGGATCGATGTTGTCCACGGGAAGTTGTCCTGTTTTCAACATTCCACCCTGCAAGGGAAACAATCTGGCCTCCGACAAAACACCTCTGCTTTCAAAGGTTTCTTCCTTCAATGACTGGAAATCAATACCTGCGTCTTCCAACCATTGGGCAAGTTCTTCGAAAGTCAAGACTCCATTGATGGCATCTCTGTTTTCCGGTCTTAAAGCCTCCTGTTTTTTGGCAGAACACGGTCCGATAAAAACTACAGACCAATCCGAACCAAGTCGATGTTTCAGCATTCTTCCATGAGCCACCATGGGAGATGTGACGGGGATCAGATGGTCCCTGTAATCCGGTCGGTACTTTTCTATGTAATTAACTACTGCAGGACAAGCGGTACAGATGGTTCCTCCATTATCTATGTTAAAAGAATCCTCCGTAATTTTCTTTGCTCCTTCCGCTGTTTCAGAAACATAAGAAAATCCAAGTTTTTTAAGCGCAGCAGGCAGTTTGAGCCATAACGTCCTCGGGAAAAATGCTGGGAAAGAAGGCGCCATGCTTACTGCAACTTTTTTATGAACGACCATTTCCTGTACTTCTTCAAGACTTCGACGTATTAATTTAGCATGTTGGGGACATTCCCGGACACAGGTACCACATCCTATACAAAGTTCCCGCTCCACAGAGGCCTGGCCATCATGGACACGAATCGCCTTTACCGGACAGACCCGTACGCAGCGGTAACAATCATGACAATTTGCTGTCAAGGTATACACAATTCCTCTTCCATCATCCATTGGCTTAACCTTGCTATCCTTTCCATTTCTGTCGTTTTCACTATTCTACCTTACTCGGGACTGTATTCCAACTGTATAATTAATTTTTTAACAATTTGGTCCATACTTTGTCATATTATCTAGTTCCTTTCAAATAAGACTGCCTTAAGTCTTCATCAAACCTTTCGATGGCATACCGCAACATGGTTCTTGGCATCTCCCGGTAGTACTTGTCCAAAAATTTCATTTCCACGGACTGATCTTTTTTCCCTACTTCCCGAAGCATCCATCCCACCGCCTTATGGATCAAATCATGGGGGTGGTCCAACAGGATCTCTGCAATCCTCAGAGTATCCTCATACTCTCCCCTTTGGATAAAATACAAGGTGGAGATCATGGAGATCCTTTGACTCCACAAATGGTCCCTTTGTGCAAGGTCGACCAGCAATCCCCGATCCCTTTCGTATAGATGTGCGCCAATGATCTTATGGGCCGAGGTATCCACCAGATCCCAATTGTTGATCCGATGAAGGTTTTGCAGGTATAACTTCACCAGCTGCTCCTTGGCTTTCTTATCCCCTTTTTCGTATTGCATGGTCATGACGATCAATGCAAAAAGACGTATCTCATGATAGGGACTCTGAAGCAGTTTTTCCAAATCTTCCACAGAAAGTCTTGGTGCATGTCTTTTTGCCACTTGACGCAGATTTGGTACTGTTATCCCCAAAAATAAATCTCCTTCGCCGTATTCCCCTGGCCCCGTTCGAAAAAAGCGTGGGAAAAATGCAGCCTTTTCCGGATCTATTCGTTCTTTCAATTCCTGGATCGCTGCTTTCATCATTTTTTCCTCCCCAAAATAAATTTCAACTTGGATGTTTCTATTGTAACACGTTCCAAAGAAAAGAAAAAAGACCTGAAGTTTTTTTCAGGTCTTTTGCTTATTCATCAATTTAGAACATTTCCTCTGTCATGCGATCAATGGCCGCATCCGTTGCCTCATAAACTCCCGGGAAGGAACTGATGGCCAAACCTTGGCTTGCGCCAGGAATGAAGTACAGTTTTCCACAGTTTCTGCAGGCTCTTTCGATCTCTTTTTGGACGATCTCTTCTGTCCAGCCTGGGAAATCGATGACGCCACTGTCCACGTCTCCCATAAATGTGATCTGTCCACCGTATTGTTTGATCAATTCCGGTGTGTCGTTTGTGGACATGACTCCCTGCCAGATGTCGATTCCCATTTCGATCATGAAAGGAACCAAGTTTGCCGCATAGCTGTCGCTGTGATGAACGATCAACTCAACTCCGTTTGCCTTATAGTGGCCGTAGATCTTTTTGTAGGCCGGCAAAAGGAACTCTTCAAATGTTGCAGGCGAAATGAAGGAATTCAACTGGCTGCCCCAGTCGTCGTGGTGGAACAATGCATCCGGCTTCAGATGTTTGATGAATTCATCTGCCAGTTTGATCTCCCAGTCTACCAGGAAGTCGATGATCTCTTTCATGTATTCCGGTTCTTCGTAGAAATTCATCAACGCGTCTTCCATTCCCATGAAGTAGTGAAGATGCTCGAAAATTCCCGGTGCTACGAATACGGTCGCGTATTTTTCATTTTTGTCGATGGCCGCTACAGCTTCTTGCGCCGGCTTCCAGGCTTCATCCGGCTTGATGATGTCCGGTGCTTTTACAACTTCTCTCCACTTGGTGATGTCTTTTACCAATTTATGCTCTTCGTCGTGGACCGGGAATGCACCCAGTTGTCCTTCTGGCCATCGAACGGTGATTCCCCACTCGTTGACGATCTCTCCGCCGATGGGCGGTTTCAATCTGGTGATCGGTGTGTTCATGATCATGGTGAAGGGCTCGTATTGTTTCACAAAACGATCCGGATTCCCCCCGGTCATGACTTCTTTCAGGTTTTGTTTGATTGTCAGCATGGTAGTACCTCCATCGTTGTTTTATTTTAGCTCGAATAACGTTTTTTGTTGATTATTTTACCAATTCTTTTGCTTTGGTAACGGCGCTACCAGCGTCCGGAGCGTATCCGTCTGCCTTGATCTCTGTTGCATAAG encodes the following:
- a CDS encoding NADH-quinone oxidoreductase subunit NuoF; its protein translation is MATCGIAAGAKNTFNALEKALKKKGMSDVKVSPVGCIGSCYCEPTIQVNIPGQAPAYYGYVDEAAAGIIVDSHFGEGEVPERNMLEIGFERADQEGSGKKRQKRIALRNCGSVDPQNIMDYIAYRGYEALGKVLEQKDPDSVLEIIKKSGLRGRGGGGYPTGYKWHATALQPAKEKYIICNADEGDPGAFMDRSILEGDPHSVLEAMAIGGYATGANQGIIYIRAEYPLAIERLKIAIAQAKELGLLGENIFGSGFDFSIELRLGAGAFVCGEETALIHSVEGERGEPTKKPPYPSVSGYKEKPTTVNNVETLANVPSIILNGADWFAGIGTEKSKGTKVFALVGKVNRVGLVEVPMGTTLREIIYDIGGGINNDKEFRAVQTGGPSGGVITVEHLDTPIDYDSLKEIGSMMGSGGMIVMDETDCMVNIAKFYLGFTQEESCGKCTPCRIGTKRMYEILDQITKGEGQFEDLEKLERLGNNIKLSALCGLGQTAPNPVLSTMKYFREEYERHVTDHKCDTGSCKGMRTYRIFEDKCIGCRACVKVCPVHCIKMVQKPAHRIDQTMCTKCGACFAVCKYEAIVVE
- a CDS encoding NADH-quinone oxidoreductase subunit NuoE family protein — its product is MERSKLAKVKLPKEKLLELDAYMDSLEDKEGLLIHILHKAQEIFGYLSLEVQLYISKRLGIPAAKVFGIVTFYSFFTQEPRGKHTISMCMGTACFVKGADRILEKICLELGVNPGETSSDGLFTVKDVRCIGACGLAPVAMIDDKVYGHLTEESVKEILDVYRKEEQHENQHAESAV
- a CDS encoding SpoIIE family protein phosphatase — translated: MNYVQDVLRQEKKNGQRVCGDVFLMERSREYTLAVLCDGIGSGIYANIAATTCASRLLQLAMGNMSTQAAALLTAESMHRARKEAFPFAAFTLAKIFSDGHYTIHTYESPVPLVVADGMGFLPAMTKLRAGKEWVEETAGILYPGDGLMLFTDGVSQAGMGRGYPMGVGEKRISDVLNYLLDHDKNEEEICDGVMELVFEKCGGVWEDDTTLAFLKNREGKRLVIMTGPPSNPSMDREYVLSGMEKDGWKVVCGSSTADIVSRVVGQVVEKKDRKGVYGSIPEYRIQGLDVVSEGALVLNRVCNILEDSLQEVEEPNVVEKISLLMQQADRVDFLVGGAYNDAHGTLDFKEMGVMPRNMIVRILAKKLKAMGKIVEITNY
- a CDS encoding [Fe-Fe] hydrogenase large subunit C-terminal domain-containing protein, with product MYTLTANCHDCYRCVRVCPVKAIRVHDGQASVERELCIGCGTCVRECPQHAKLIRRSLEEVQEMVVHKKVAVSMAPSFPAFFPRTLWLKLPAALKKLGFSYVSETAEGAKKITEDSFNIDNGGTICTACPAVVNYIEKYRPDYRDHLIPVTSPMVAHGRMLKHRLGSDWSVVFIGPCSAKKQEALRPENRDAINGVLTFEELAQWLEDAGIDFQSLKEETFESRGVLSEARLFPLQGGMLKTGQLPVDNIDPNVLHISGPEEVEALFDLPLDSWTYRYVEPLFCAGGCINGAGFPSEKNLFLRKQDVLAYAKLLRDTQQEDIDRSILCGTSFHESYPKTYYSLVSEELINDILEKTGKSSPDLQLNCGACGYKTCRDSAIAVVKGMAQPEMCMPYMRRLAIQKTDKIMETSPNGIVLLDENLHILHMNPAFKAMFLCNNAVLGKRISYLLDGYGYEKMVEASQSKHEYINAKYGVKYQEIAYYLPDENQYVGIYINLSKIKFDDRQLDLIKGQTMENIKELLHHQINFSQELAHFLGANTAKSEELLQRLMNLFE
- a CDS encoding DNA alkylation repair protein, producing the protein MMKAAIQELKERIDPEKAAFFPRFFRTGPGEYGEGDLFLGITVPNLRQVAKRHAPRLSVEDLEKLLQSPYHEIRLFALIVMTMQYEKGDKKAKEQLVKLYLQNLHRINNWDLVDTSAHKIIGAHLYERDRGLLVDLAQRDHLWSQRISMISTLYFIQRGEYEDTLRIAEILLDHPHDLIHKAVGWMLREVGKKDQSVEMKFLDKYYREMPRTMLRYAIERFDEDLRQSYLKGTR
- a CDS encoding uroporphyrinogen decarboxylase family protein encodes the protein MLTIKQNLKEVMTGGNPDRFVKQYEPFTMIMNTPITRLKPPIGGEIVNEWGITVRWPEGQLGAFPVHDEEHKLVKDITKWREVVKAPDIIKPDEAWKPAQEAVAAIDKNEKYATVFVAPGIFEHLHYFMGMEDALMNFYEEPEYMKEIIDFLVDWEIKLADEFIKHLKPDALFHHDDWGSQLNSFISPATFEEFLLPAYKKIYGHYKANGVELIVHHSDSYAANLVPFMIEMGIDIWQGVMSTNDTPELIKQYGGQITFMGDVDSGVIDFPGWTEEIVQKEIERACRNCGKLYFIPGASQGLAISSFPGVYEATDAAIDRMTEEMF